GCGGCGGCGGCCTGCTCGGCAACGGGGCAGGCGGGGCGTCCGTCTCGTTGGGCCTGGGCGGCCGCGATTGCCACGACATCGGCGACCGCGCGGGCCCGGGCGCCGCTGGCCAGCCAGCTGGAGAACCAGGCGCCCACGGCCGCAACCAGCATCAGGACGATCACTACGGCGAGGATTAGCATGGTGCCACTCCCCCGCTCAGCTGGCTGCTGGGTTCGCCGGCGGCGCTGCATGCTGATCACCGCCCCGCAGTCGGAGCAGTTGCACGTCCTTCGATCTCGATCGGCCCGAGGGCTCCCCAGCGGGCATCGACGGCAACCTGGACGGTGATCTGCTGGCCGGCCTCAACGACCTGCACCCGCGCACCATCCGGAACGTGCTGCTCGGCCTCCTGCGCAGCCTCCTGATCACCGCGAGCCAACTGCCGCACGATCTGGCCGGCCGCGTCGGAACAGCGCGCCTGCAATGCCACCAGGCTGACGGTCCAACCGAGCATCCCGGCCATCAGGCAGGCAGTCAGCATGCCCACGGCGAGTTCGAAGGTCACCATGCCCCGCTGTCCGCGGCGGATGGGGCCCGGATCTGCTGTGGCCGGATCTGCGGCTGTGGCTCGAAGCATCATGTCTCCTGCGCGAATGGGATCGGGGTGGTGCAAAAGAAGAGGTTCGGGTGGGCACGTCCACGTTGGCCCACCCGAACCTCGGATCTGATCAGGGCAGCATCCCGCCGACCTGCGAGATGAGATTGACGACGAACTTGAGCATCGCGCTGAAGAAGTCGTTGTTGGTGAACACGTTCAGCAGCACCAGGGCCAAAGCCACGGCGGCCAGGATCCCGACCGCGTATTCGGCCGTGGCCATGCCTCGCTGGCAAGCCGAGCGCAGTCCGCGGCCGCGGATCACGGGCGTCGGGAGGTGGGTATCGAACCGAGTAGTCATGTTTCGCTTCCTTTCAGGTGGAGCCCGTCGCCGGGCCGTGGGAGAGATCCCGCAGATCTGTGGGTCTGCCGTGGAATCGATACAAGGATTGGCAAGTGGGGTACCGGATCGGTCAGGCGGACAACACTCTGTGGACAATTCAGCGAAGTTGAGTGAAGGAGCCGAGTGTGGCCGCGATGATCGGCACGACTCCGACAAGGATGAACGCGGGCAGGAAGCAGCACACCAAGGGCAGCACCGATCGCACACCGACCGTCCGGGCGGCCATCTCGCGCCGGGCTCGGCGCAGCGCCCTGGCTTCTGCGGCGTGCACCTCGAGCACCTCGGCGACCGCCGCGCCCGATTCCGCGCAGCGGGCAAGGTCGCGTGCCACTGCACCCCACACGGTGTCATCGCGCAACCAGGCCCAGGCTTGCGCATCAGAGCGTCCCAGATCGAGATGGCCGAGGACGGCGCGCAACAGTCCGGCACTCGGTTCCGGCGCCAGCGCCGCCACATGCCGAACCGCCGCCCGCAACGGCACCCCGGCATCCAATGCGGCCGCGAACAACTCCAGACAGCCCGGCAGTTGGGCCGCGAGCTGCTGAGCCCTGCGCCGCTGGGACGCAGATTCCAGCCACCGTAGCCCGGCGATGGCCAGTGGTATCGCGCCCGCAGCCACCAGGCAGGCCGCCAGACCTTGGCC
The Brooklawnia propionicigenes DNA segment above includes these coding regions:
- a CDS encoding DUF4244 domain-containing protein, giving the protein MTTRFDTHLPTPVIRGRGLRSACQRGMATAEYAVGILAAVALALVLLNVFTNNDFFSAMLKFVVNLISQVGGMLP
- a CDS encoding TadE family type IV pilus minor pilin, encoding MLRATAADPATADPGPIRRGQRGMVTFELAVGMLTACLMAGMLGWTVSLVALQARCSDAAGQIVRQLARGDQEAAQEAEQHVPDGARVQVVEAGQQITVQVAVDARWGALGPIEIEGRATAPTAGR
- a CDS encoding Rv3654c family TadE-like protein, which encodes MQRRRRTQQPAERGSGTMLILAVVIVLMLVAAVGAWFSSWLASGARARAVADVVAIAAAQAQRDGRPACPVAEQAAAANDAVLANCEVTTGWGEFIVDIAVDVEMRPQIAGAPQSAHAESRAGVVSDIP
- a CDS encoding type II secretion system F family protein → MITSGPVIAGLALGVALLCLFPGPNRSALRQVATAASGAKRVTAWQGRMPGWLCRISGLQWRFGLLAGAVCWLLGGQGLAACLVAAGAIPLAIAGLRWLESASQRRRAQQLAAQLPGCLELFAAALDAGVPLRAAVRHVAALAPEPSAGLLRAVLGHLDLGRSDAQAWAWLRDDTVWGAVARDLARCAESGAAVAEVLEVHAAEARALRRARREMAARTVGVRSVLPLVCCFLPAFILVGVVPIIAATLGSFTQLR